One Candida dubliniensis CD36 chromosome 1, complete sequence genomic region harbors:
- a CDS encoding DOA4-independent degradation protein [1], putative (Similar to S. cerevisiae SNF7;~Similar to C. albicans SNF7) — protein MWGYFFGGNSQQKKDLPKKAIVELREHIQTLNKKKNHLQQQMDDQDQLARKYVSSKQTTLAKSALKRKKGYESNLLKVENQIETLETQLISIEGANLNLETMKAMKQGAKAMKQIHGEYDVDKVEDTMDEIREQVELADEISEAISRPVGNEFVDEDELDEELKELEAEAKEQEQAQEHKVPAQKAKPQPVSREEELPQFPSVNKKAPVVEEDEDEEALKALQAEMGL, from the coding sequence ATGTGgggatatttttttggagGAAACAGCCAACAAAAGAAGGATTTGCCAAAGAAGGCAATAGTGGAATTGCGAGAACACATACAAACattaaacaagaagaagaaccaTTTGCAACAGCAGATGGATGATCAAGATCAGTTGGCCAGAAAATATGTTAGTTCGAAACAAACGACTTTAGCTAAAAGTGctttaaaaagaaaaaagggGTATGAATCCAATCTATTAAAAGTGGAAAACCAGATTGAAACTTTGGAGACACAATTAATTAGCATTGAAGGTGCAAACTTGAATTTGGAAACCATGAAAGCTATGAAACAAGGTGCAAAGGCCATGAAACAAATACATGGGGAATACGATGTAGACAAAGTTGAAGATACCATGGATGAAATAAGGGAACAAGTAGAATTAGCTGATGAAATCAGTGAAGCTATATCGAGGCCCGTTGGTAATGagtttgttgatgaagatgaattgGATGAGGAATTGAAAGAGTTAGAGGCAGAAGCTAAAGAACAAGAGCAAGCACAGGAACATAAAGTGCCAGCTCAAAAGGCAAAACCACAACCTGTATCAAGAGAAGAAGAGTTACCGCAATTCCCATCTGTCAATAAGAAAGCCCCAGtagtagaagaagatgaagatgaggAAGCATTGAAAGCATTACAAGCCGAAATGGGATTATAA
- a CDS encoding ER-Golgi vesicular transport cis-Golgi t-SNARE syntaxin, putative (Similar to C. albicans SED5;~Similar to S. cerevisiae SED5) encodes MSTSIQNRTIEFQQCVSTYDKINKKQNKHLNNSSALSTPKKSYFSQQAGLIAKDISHVTELLSKLAVLAKRKPIFDDKPIEIGELTYVIKQDIFKIETNIQNLQKYLKGDTSVSIDAQTTQFSKNVLTLLNSKMKNVSGEFKNVLEIRQKNEIINKNRTENFLSSVSASRSSNNQSPLVDNPNASLSNLSENPFLASSPPEHLPYDPDADPDTSSPYGVSNNGEYLSLPSQTQQMLLMEEQQYGNQQYLQQRNRAVESIESTINEVGNLFQQLATMVSEQGEQIQRIDANVEDINMNITGAQRELLKYYAHITRNRWLFLKIFGVLIVFFFLWVLVS; translated from the coding sequence ATGTCTACGTCTATTCAAAATCGAACAATAGAGTTTCAGCAATGTGTTTCCACATACGATAAGATTAACAAAAAGCAGAATAAGCATTTGAATAATAGTTCTGCACTTTCTACTCCCAAAAAGTCATACTTCAGCCAACAAGCTGGTCTTATAGCTAAGGACATATCTCATGTGACTGAATTGTTAAGTAAGCTTGCAGTATTGGCAAAGAGGAAACCCATTTTCGACGATAAACCAATTGAAATAGGTGAATTAACCTACGTGATTAAACAAGATATCTTCAAGATCGAAActaatattcaaaatttgcAAAAGTATTTGAAAGGAGACACATCCGTTTCTATAGATGCACAAACCACCCAGTTTTCCAAGAATGTGTTGActttattgaattcaaaaatgaaaaatgttTCTGgtgaatttaaaaatgtGTTGGAAATTAGACAAAAGaatgaaataataaacaagaaCCGAACAGAAAACTTTTTATCTTCAGTATCTGCATCAAGAAGTAGTAACAACCAGTCGCCATTAGTTGACAACCCTAATGCCTCATTGAGCAACTTGAGTGAAAACCCATTTTTGGCATCGTCTCCACCAGAACATTTACCGTATGATCCAGACGCAGATCCAGATACAAGTTCACCTTACGGAGTATCCAATAATGGTgaatatttatcattaccTTCGCAAACACAACAAATGTTACTAATGgaagaacaacaatatggaaatcaacaatatttacaacaacGGAACCGAGCAGTTGAGAGCATTGAAAGTACCATTAATGAAGTCGGTAATTTGTTTCAACAATTAGCCACTATGGTGAGTGAACAAGGTGAACAAATACAAAGAATTGATGCTAATGTAGAGGATATTAACATGAATATAACTGGTGCACAAAGAGAGTTGTTGAAATATTATGCTCATATTACTAGGAACAGGTGGTTATTCttgaaaatatttggaGTTTTAATAgtgttcttcttcttatgggtgttagttagttag
- a CDS encoding C6 zinc finger transcription factor, putative (Similar to Sordaria macrospora PRO1), which yields MFHVFDLASNETIATDDSQVHELQPTPSSDQQQIKLRTILKTSKRSRTGCLQCRARKKKCNEEHPVCGSCKRRKVNCSWRVTSRFKILENGTKVNTNSTTPERVRESDCTAINHQSIDTNLSDQTSLGECDPESDNTDITNLNRNSSSISPKYLFEPGYDFSDLSFLEYCTPSPINSHIFQPFKYLNIQGLYFLDGFIANVAKKFSIGHESSNYILKTFYQLSEEHEAVSYALAAWGGVFIEGGFTENVNHFLGEAILKMSQEYPNLNNIAKKDVYILLNYYLVYVGLQVCAGDVSQWHQIFHRTIDLVKKQGGLSSIIEMFDCSNEIKWLLSDIQYHDILSSNTFHKGTLLPMEEYNSVFKEAKILELGNYGLDPFQGCIQPIYLVLGEITSQAVELRHWQTQIEYKGDMTSRLEFYHKADKCYRDMSCKISDCIPNMEQMKLIKDDRYELELHLTLFEIYSLTCQLCLNYLIKKLPANTLDMQLLLLNCLASIDILIGTKMKSALSFSLLVCGITCCSKSDRSNMLQRFETVSNDYKAGNVKLIKNIVEKVWERNQEGQFCIDWLTICQENNWNISFC from the coding sequence ATGTTCCACGTATTCGATTTAGCATCAAATGAAACTATAGCAACAGACGACCTGCAAGTTCATGAATTACAACCCACTCCATCTTCAGACCAACAACAGATTAAACTAAGaacaattttgaaaacacTGAAAAGAAGTAGGACAGGATGCCTTCAATGTCGAGCGCGAAAGAAAAAATGCAATGAAGAACACCCAGTTTGTGGTTCATGCAAACGTCGAAAAGTTAATTGTAGTTGGAGAGTTACATCTAGGTTcaaaattcttgaaaaCGGAACCAAGGTGAATACCAATTCTACTACACCAGAAAGAGTACGAGAGTCAGATTGTACAGCAATTAATCATCAATCGATAGACACTAACCTACTGGATCAAACTAGTCTAGGAGAATGTGACCCGGAATCAGATAATACTGATATCACCAACTTGAATAGGAACCTGTCCAGTATTTCCCCCAAATACTTGTTTGAACCTGGATATGATTTTCTGGATTTGAGTTTCTTAGAATATTGCACCCCTTCACCAATTAATTCACATATTTTCCAGCcttttaaatatttgaacATACAAGGATTATACTTTCTTGATGGGTTTATTGCCAATGTCGCAAAAAAGTTTTCCATTGGACACGAGTCATCGAACtatatattgaaaacattttatcaattaagtGAGGAACACGAAGCAGTCTCGTATGCGTTGGCAGCTTGGGGTGGTGTATTTATTGAAGGAGGGTTTACGGAAAATgtaaatcattttcttgGAGAAGCCATTCTTAAGATGTCTCAGGAATATCCcaatttgaacaatataGCAAAAAAAGACGTTTATATTTTACTCAACTATTATTTGGTTTATGTTGGATTGCAAGTTTGTGCTGGTGATGTTTCCCAATGGCATCAAATATTCCATAGAACAATTGACTTGGTAAAAAAGCAAGGAGGTTTAAGCAGTATTATCGAAATGTTTGATTGTTCAAATGAGATCAAATGGCTTCTTTCTGATATTCAATACCATGACATATTGTCCCTGAATACTTTTCATAAAGGTACTTTGTTGCCCATGGAAGAGTATAATTCAGTTTTCAAAGAAGCAAAAATCTTGGAGTTGGGAAATTATGGACTAGATCCGTTTCAAGGATGTATACAGCCAATCTATTTAGTGCTAGGTGAAATTACTTCACAGGCAGTAGAATTGAGACATTGGCAAACTCAAATTGAATACAAAGGTGATATGACACTGCGGTTGGAGTTTTATCACAAAGCCGACAAATGTTATAGAGATATGAGTTGCAAAATTAGCGACTGCATACCCAATATGGAACAAATGAAGTTAATCAAGGACGATAGATACGAACTAGAATTGCATTTAACgttatttgaaatttatcTGCTTACATGTCAATTATGCCTAAACTATCTTATTAAGAAATTACCTGCCAATACATTAGATATGCAGTTGTTGCTATTGAACTGTTTAGCTCtgattgatattttgattggtacaaaaatgaaaagtgCTTTATCGTTTCTGTTATTGGTGTGTGGAATTACCTGTTGTTCAAAAAGTGACAGATCTAACATGTTGCAAAGATTTGAAACTGTCAGTAATGACTACAAGGCAGGTAATGTAAaactaataaaaaatattgttgaaaaagtttGGGAAAGAAATCAAGAAGGTCAATTTTGTATCGATTGGTTGACTATTTGTcaagaaaacaattggaaCATCTCCTTTTGTTAA